The region TGTTCCCTTAAGAAGGATGCAATTATTATTGCCAGATTTCTTGAAATCCGCTGATGCCGGGTGCTTGGTGAAGGGCTCATGAAATGATCTCCATCGATTATCTCATGCCGTTTCCCATTATCAGGAAACAGCACATAATCCCGATAGCTTAACTTCGGGCGATTCTCCCTGTTTTTTAAGCTCAGTGATTTCATAAGCTCAGCTCCTGTCAGTTAATACGGGATTACTGCTTCTCAATATCATTAACTTGGCACTACTTACCAAAAGGCCCCTCACCCCAGCCCTCTCCCCCCAAAGGGGGGCGAGGGAGTGGAGGAGGGCTATCCCCCATGAGAAAGGCATCGACCACAGGTAGGGTGGGGCTGCTTTTTTGCCCCCCACCCAATACCGCATGCGATCTCATCGCCAATCCTAACTGGTCGAGTAATTCCCCTGTAGTGCGCTCAGCTTTCATCTTTATTTTACTATGGTTATTAACCATAAGCAACGAAATAGGAATTTCACGGGAATATTGGGAATATATCGGTGAGAAGTATCAAGAGCGGGAAGGATGATATATGGAGGGATTGCAGGCTGGCTGCTCGATCAATCCATAGGCATGATTTCCTGGTACAGAAGTTCGAGCTGCCGGATCATATGATGCAGATCAAATCCCTGCACCAGGAATCGCTGAGCTTTTCCGGTGTATGCCAGTTGCTCCGGATGTTGCAGCGCGGATATGACCCGCTCAGCCATGGCCGCTGGATTGCGGGGCGGCACCACATATCCATTGATCCCGTTCCGGACAATCTCCCGGTTTCCGTCAATGTCGGTGGCGACAATGGGAATTCCGGCTGCTGTGGCCTCTACCAGGACCAGGGGCAGCCCCTCCCAGAGGGAGGTGAGGACCAGCACGTCAAGCTCAGGCAAAATCCGCTCGACATCTTCTCTCCAGCCGGCAAGGACAAGGCGGTCGGAAAGGGACAGCCTCTGAGCCAGACTGCGGATTTGCGGCCGCAGTTGTCCATCGCCCACCATCATGAAGCGGGCTTTCGGGAAAACCCGGCTCACCCGCTCAGCCATCCGGATAAAGTCCAGGGGAGATTTCTGCGGTTTGAAGCAGGCCACCATGCCGATGAGCGGTGAGGAATCCTCTTTCATGGCCCCCTGCTCCTGCATCACCTGATCACGGTCCCGGAAAAAGCGGTGAAGGTCAATGCCGCACCTTATCACCC is a window of bacterium DNA encoding:
- a CDS encoding glycosyltransferase family 4 protein; this encodes MPDTKTGKIRIVQIITKLELGGAQEATLSTVENLDRSRFEPVLISGQHGLLVQKARSLKGVKCIFVPALHRQVHPVWDFLALVHLILILHREKMENPRIIVHTNSSKAGILGRMAAAAAGIGCIVHTVHGFGFHDYQRPLARKLYIFLEKAAARVSTRIIFVSRANLKLAQKLGICRRIGHGRVIRCGIDLHRFFRDRDQVMQEQGAMKEDSSPLIGMVACFKPQKSPLDFIRMAERVSRVFPKARFMMVGDGQLRPQIRSLAQRLSLSDRLVLAGWREDVERILPELDVLVLTSLWEGLPLVLVEATAAGIPIVATDIDGNREIVRNGINGYVVPPRNPAAMAERVISALQHPEQLAYTGKAQRFLVQGFDLHHMIRQLELLYQEIMPMD